In Macadamia integrifolia cultivar HAES 741 chromosome 1, SCU_Mint_v3, whole genome shotgun sequence, a single window of DNA contains:
- the LOC122082099 gene encoding AT-hook motif nuclear-localized protein 20 yields MVENGGGSSGCGGGEDDEERENGEPKEGAVEVGTRRPRGRPPGSKNKPKPPIFVTRDSPNALRSHVMEVASGADVAESVAQFARKRQRGVCVLSGSGAVANVTLRQPAAPGAVVALHGRFEILSLTGAFLPGPAPPGSTGLTVYLAGGQGQVVGGSVVGTLVAAGPVMVIAATFSNATYERLPLEEDDDTGSAGQGQLPGGGAGNSPPAIGSSAGQPQQALPDPSSMPVFNLPPNLLPNGGQQLGHDAYAWAHARPPF; encoded by the coding sequence ATGGTGGAAAACGGTGGTGGAAGCAGCGGTTGCGGTGGaggagaagatgatgaagagagagagaacggagAACCCAAGGAAGGAGCTGTCGAGGTAGGAACTCGTCGTCCTAGAGGCCGACCACCTGGTTCAAAGAACAAACCCAAGCCCCCTATCTTCGTCACTCGAGACAGCCCCAACGCTCTCCGAAGCCACGTTATGGAGGTCGCAAGCGGTGCCGACGTAGCGGAGAGCGTAGCCCAGTTCGCCCGAAAAAGACAGAGAGGCGTTTGTGTGCTAAGCGGTAGCGGAGCTGTAGCCAACGTCACATTGCGGCAACCAGCGGCGCCGGGAGCGGTGGTGGCACTTCACGGCCGTTTCGAGATACTATCCTTAACCGGTGCCTTCCTTCCTGGACCAGCGCCGCCTGGTTCGACCGGGCTGACAGTTTACTTAGCTGGCGGTCAAGGGCAGGTTGTGGGTGGTAGCGTAGTGGGGACGCTAGTTGCAGCGGGTCCGGTTATGGTGATTGCTGCCACGTTCTCAAATGCTACGTATGAAAGGTTACCattggaagaagatgatgatactGGAAGTGCCGGGCAGGGTCAGCTCCCCGGCGGCGGTGCCGGAAACTCGCCACCAGCAATTGGAAGTAGTGCCGGACAACCACAACAAGCGCTGCCCGATCCCTCATCCATGCCCGTCTTCAATCTGCCACCAAATCTGCTCCCTAATGGTGGGCAACAACTAGGTCATGATGCTTATGCTTGGGCACATGCTCGTCCACCTTTCTGA
- the LOC122075861 gene encoding uncharacterized protein LOC122075861: protein MSKKADENESKKFLKSQREALILCLEIAARRYKIPWCQTVIDILVKHAYDNVERFTSQQRDAIGKLWVSIREQHNRRKQGKSVTGKLDMNAFERLQEKYANEKISIRRAVGGGGDRRAQQWLG from the exons ATGAGCAAGAAAGCAGATGAAAACGAGTCAAAGAAATTTCTCAAGTCACAGAGAGAAGCTTTAATTCTCTGTCTAGAGATTGCTGCAAGACGTTACAAAATTCCATg GTGCCAAACTGTCATAGACATTCTAGTTAAACACGCATACGATAATGTAGAGAGGTTCACATCCCAACAAAGAGATGCAATTGGGAAACTTTGGGTATCCATTCGAGAACAGCATAACCGTAGGAAACAAGGGAAATCAGTGACTGGAAAACTAGATATGAATGCTTTTGAAAGGCTACAGGAAAAATATGCGAATGAGAAGATTAGCATTCGGCGTGCTGTTGGCGGAGGGGGTGACCGTCGTGCGCAACAGTGGCTGGGTTGA